One stretch of Streptomyces sp. NBC_00443 DNA includes these proteins:
- a CDS encoding acyl-CoA carboxylase subunit beta produces the protein MSEPEERHEIQETQGIDIHTTAGKLADLQRRIEEATHAGSARAVEKQHAKGKLTARERIDLLLDEGSFVELDEFARHRSTNFGLETNRPYGDGVVTGYGTVDGRPVAVFSQDFTVFGGALGEVYGQKIVKVMDFALKTGCPVIGINDSGGARIQEGVASLGAYGEIFRRNTHASGVIPQISLVVGPCAGGAVYSPAITDFTIMVDQTSHMFITGPDVIKTVTGEDVGFEELGGARTHNSASGVAHHMAGDEKDAIEYVKQLLSYLPSNNLSEPPAFPEEADLTVTAEDLELDTLVPDSANQPYDMHAVIEHILDDAEFFETQPLFAPNIVTGYGRVEGRPVGIVANQPMQFAGCLDIAASEKAARFVRTCDAFNVPVITFVDVPGFLPGVDQEHDGIIRRGAKLIYAYAEATVPLITIITRKAFGGAYDVMGSKHLGADLNLAWPTAQIAVMGAQGAVNILHRRTIAEAASSGEDVEAVRARLIQEYEDALLNPYVAAERGYVDAVIMPSETRRHVVRGLRQLRTKRASLPPKKHGNIPL, from the coding sequence ATGTCCGAGCCGGAAGAGCGTCACGAGATCCAAGAGACCCAAGGGATCGACATCCACACCACCGCGGGCAAGCTCGCGGATCTCCAGCGCCGTATCGAGGAAGCGACGCACGCCGGCTCCGCACGCGCCGTCGAAAAGCAGCACGCCAAGGGCAAGTTGACGGCCCGTGAGCGCATCGACCTCCTCCTCGACGAGGGGTCCTTCGTCGAGCTCGACGAGTTCGCCAGGCACCGCTCGACCAACTTCGGCCTGGAGACCAACCGCCCGTACGGCGACGGTGTCGTCACCGGGTACGGGACCGTCGACGGCCGCCCCGTCGCCGTGTTCTCGCAGGACTTCACCGTGTTCGGCGGCGCGCTGGGCGAGGTCTACGGCCAGAAGATCGTCAAGGTCATGGACTTCGCACTGAAGACCGGCTGTCCGGTCATCGGCATCAACGACTCCGGCGGCGCCCGCATCCAGGAGGGCGTGGCCTCGCTGGGCGCGTACGGCGAGATCTTCCGCCGCAACACCCACGCCAGCGGTGTGATCCCGCAGATCTCCCTCGTCGTCGGGCCCTGCGCGGGCGGTGCGGTCTACTCCCCCGCCATCACCGACTTCACGATCATGGTCGACCAGACCTCGCACATGTTCATCACCGGCCCGGACGTCATCAAGACGGTCACCGGCGAGGACGTCGGCTTCGAGGAGCTGGGCGGCGCGCGCACCCACAACTCCGCCTCGGGCGTGGCGCATCACATGGCCGGCGACGAGAAGGACGCCATCGAGTACGTCAAGCAGCTGCTGTCGTACCTGCCGTCCAACAACCTCTCCGAGCCCCCGGCGTTCCCGGAGGAGGCCGACCTCACCGTCACGGCCGAGGACCTGGAGCTGGACACGCTGGTCCCGGACAGCGCGAACCAGCCGTACGACATGCACGCGGTGATCGAGCACATCCTGGACGACGCCGAGTTCTTCGAGACGCAGCCGCTGTTCGCCCCGAACATCGTCACCGGGTACGGACGCGTCGAGGGCCGCCCGGTCGGCATCGTCGCCAACCAGCCGATGCAGTTCGCCGGCTGTCTCGACATCGCCGCCTCCGAGAAGGCCGCGCGCTTCGTGCGCACCTGCGACGCCTTCAACGTCCCGGTGATCACCTTCGTCGACGTGCCCGGCTTCCTCCCGGGCGTCGACCAGGAGCACGACGGCATCATCCGCCGCGGCGCCAAGCTGATCTACGCCTACGCCGAGGCGACGGTCCCGCTGATCACGATCATCACCCGCAAGGCCTTCGGCGGCGCCTACGACGTCATGGGCTCCAAGCACCTCGGCGCCGACCTCAACCTGGCCTGGCCCACCGCCCAGATCGCCGTCATGGGCGCCCAGGGCGCGGTCAACATCCTGCACCGGCGCACCATCGCGGAAGCGGCGTCGAGCGGCGAGGATGTCGAGGCGGTGCGCGCCCGGCTGATCCAGGAATACGAGGACGCGCTCCTCAACCCCTACGTCGCGGCCGAGCGCGGCTACGTCGACGCGGTGATCATGCCGTCCGAGACCCGCCGCCATGTCGTACGGGGCCTGCGTCAGCTGCGCACCAAGCGGGCATCCCTGCCCCCGAAGAAGCACGGCAACATCCCCCTCTAG
- a CDS encoding SGNH/GDSL hydrolase family protein, which yields MFTTSWTAAPQLPSEGFTPNWSREGFWRQSLRQVVRLSAGGGRVRVRLSHAYGTSPVRVAGASVGRTAAGAAVEPGSLVRLTFGGAAEAEMPARGELVSDDVLLTSAAGESVTVTLHFDSTTGPATFHAQAFATSYRGEGDRTADPGAEGFDAATESWYFLSAVEVDAGRTDAVALFGDSITDGFGSTPGANRRWSDVLAQRTGRPVLNAGIGGNLLLNDSAWYGEKGVHRLRRDVLDRPGADTLVVLLGLNDIGFSETDEQPTYKPAPPVEAGELIAGHRELIRQGRAAGLRVIGATLLPFGGSDHWGERAAKVSHELNEWIRSSGEYDTVVDLNRALADRADPDRLRPSYDFGDHLHPNDAGYEVMAEAVSTAL from the coding sequence ATGTTCACCACTTCCTGGACCGCAGCACCTCAGCTGCCCAGCGAGGGCTTCACACCCAACTGGTCCCGCGAGGGCTTCTGGCGCCAGTCACTGCGGCAGGTCGTGCGGCTCTCGGCGGGAGGCGGCCGGGTGCGGGTGCGGCTCTCCCACGCGTACGGCACCTCGCCCGTCCGGGTCGCGGGGGCGAGTGTGGGCCGTACGGCCGCCGGGGCAGCCGTGGAACCGGGGTCGCTCGTGCGGCTCACCTTCGGGGGCGCCGCCGAGGCCGAGATGCCCGCGCGCGGGGAGCTGGTCAGCGACGACGTCCTCCTCACGAGCGCCGCCGGTGAGTCGGTGACCGTCACGCTCCACTTCGACTCCACCACCGGCCCCGCGACCTTCCACGCCCAGGCCTTCGCGACCAGTTACCGGGGCGAGGGCGACCGGACGGCGGACCCGGGCGCCGAGGGCTTCGACGCGGCGACCGAGTCCTGGTACTTCCTGTCGGCCGTGGAGGTCGACGCCGGCCGCACGGACGCCGTCGCCCTCTTCGGCGACTCGATCACCGACGGGTTCGGGTCGACGCCGGGTGCGAACCGGCGTTGGTCGGACGTCCTCGCCCAGCGCACGGGGCGGCCGGTCCTGAACGCGGGGATCGGCGGGAACCTGCTGCTCAACGACTCGGCGTGGTACGGCGAGAAGGGCGTCCACCGGTTGCGCCGGGACGTCCTCGACCGGCCGGGCGCGGACACGCTCGTCGTCCTGCTGGGCCTGAACGACATCGGCTTCAGCGAGACGGACGAGCAGCCGACCTACAAGCCGGCGCCGCCGGTGGAGGCCGGGGAACTCATCGCCGGACACCGGGAGTTGATACGGCAGGGCAGGGCGGCGGGACTGAGGGTGATCGGTGCGACGCTGCTGCCGTTCGGGGGCTCGGACCACTGGGGCGAGCGGGCGGCGAAGGTCAGTCACGAGCTGAACGAGTGGATCCGCAGCTCGGGGGAGTACGACACGGTGGTGGACCTGAACCGTGCGCTGGCCGATCGGGCGGACCCGGACCGGCTGCGTCCGTCGTACGACTTCGGCGATCACCTGCACCCGAACGACGCCGGGTACGAGGTGATGGCCGAAGCCGTGTCAACGGCCCTTTAG
- a CDS encoding acyl-CoA carboxylase epsilon subunit, with the protein MNIKVLRGNPTPEELAAALAVVRARAAAAASTPPGAPKPRDGWSDPSRIAAHRLPQPGPSTWARSYWPG; encoded by the coding sequence ATGAACATCAAGGTCCTCCGGGGCAACCCGACACCCGAGGAGCTGGCCGCCGCACTGGCGGTGGTCCGCGCCCGCGCCGCGGCGGCAGCATCCACGCCGCCCGGCGCACCCAAGCCGCGGGACGGGTGGTCGGACCCGTCCCGCATCGCCGCGCACCGGCTGCCGCAGCCGGGTCCGTCGACGTGGGCGCGCTCGTACTGGCCCGGCTAA
- a CDS encoding biotin--[acetyl-CoA-carboxylase] ligase has protein sequence MTPRDASDDSRWSDLDRPPLNAAALRRGLVREGGLWREVEVVQRTGSTNTDLVGLATDGKAVEGSVLVAEEQTAGKGRLDRTWTAPPRSGLFFSVLLNPAEVPAARWGWLPLLTGVAVATGLSRAAGVDTALKWPNDLLVTVGGEERKAGGILAERAGDAGVVIGVGINVTLRADELPVPQAGSLALAGAVSTDRDTLLRGILRSLEEWYGRWRAATGDPVVSELQETYAAGCATLGRVVRAELPGHRSIMGEAVAIDGDGRLVLATAEGVQEPVGAGDIVHLRLA, from the coding sequence ATGACGCCGCGAGATGCATCAGACGACAGCCGTTGGTCCGACCTGGACCGCCCGCCGCTGAACGCCGCCGCACTGCGGCGCGGGCTCGTCCGCGAGGGCGGGCTGTGGCGCGAGGTGGAGGTGGTGCAGCGCACCGGCTCCACCAACACCGACCTGGTGGGCCTGGCGACCGACGGCAAGGCGGTCGAGGGCTCGGTGCTGGTCGCCGAGGAGCAGACGGCCGGCAAGGGCCGCCTGGACCGCACCTGGACGGCACCGCCCCGCTCGGGGCTGTTCTTCTCCGTGCTGCTGAACCCGGCCGAGGTGCCGGCGGCCCGCTGGGGATGGCTGCCGCTCCTCACGGGCGTCGCCGTGGCGACGGGCCTGTCGCGCGCGGCAGGCGTCGACACGGCACTCAAGTGGCCGAACGACCTGCTGGTGACCGTCGGCGGCGAGGAACGCAAGGCCGGCGGCATCCTGGCGGAGCGGGCCGGAGACGCAGGCGTGGTCATCGGCGTCGGCATCAACGTCACGCTGCGTGCGGACGAGCTGCCGGTGCCGCAGGCGGGCTCCCTGGCCCTCGCCGGAGCCGTGAGCACGGACCGGGACACCCTGCTGCGCGGCATCCTGCGCTCGCTGGAGGAGTGGTACGGGCGGTGGCGGGCCGCGACGGGCGATCCGGTGGTGAGCGAGCTCCAGGAGACGTATGCGGCCGGGTGCGCGACGCTGGGAAGAGTGGTGCGGGCCGAGCTCCCGGGGCATCGGTCGATCATGGGAGAGGCGGTCGCGATCGACGGGGACGGGCGGCTGGTGCTGGCCACCGCGGAGGGCGTGCAGGAGCCGGTGGGAGCAGGCGACATCGTGCACTTGAGGTTGGCGTGA
- the mmpB gene encoding morphogenic membrane protein MmpB yields MLWSDPENEPPEELRETQEMLRRLGVLMALAMVLTMIVLGLR; encoded by the coding sequence ATGCTGTGGTCCGACCCCGAGAACGAGCCGCCCGAGGAACTGCGCGAGACGCAGGAGATGTTGCGGCGGCTGGGCGTTCTCATGGCGCTGGCCATGGTGCTCACGATGATCGTGCTCGGTCTGAGGTGA
- a CDS encoding adenylate/guanylate cyclase domain-containing protein, producing the protein MTVDDTGSGAGEDGRVDPPDADPGEDPLALRLEQLILGAERRYTPFQAARSAGVSMELASRFWRAMGFADIGQAKALTEADVLALRRLAGLVEAGLLSEAMAVQVARSTGQTTARLADWQIDSFLEGLTEPPEPGMTRTEVTYPLVELLLPELEEFLVYVWRRQLAAATGRVVQAADDEEMVDRRLCVGFADLVGFTRLTRRMEEEELGELVEAFETTAADLVAARGGRLVKTLGDEVLFSADDAAVAAEIALRLIETMAGDETMPELRVGIAFGTVTTRMGDVFGTTVNLASRLTSIAPRDAVLVDSAFAEDLIRSGEAPASEAEAAEAAVAAEKEGEEPPVYRFALQPMWQRPVRGLGVVEPWLLTRRALPAD; encoded by the coding sequence GTGACCGTCGACGACACGGGCTCCGGCGCGGGCGAGGACGGCCGGGTGGATCCCCCCGACGCCGACCCCGGCGAGGACCCGCTCGCGCTGCGCCTCGAACAGCTCATCCTCGGTGCCGAGCGGCGCTACACCCCGTTTCAGGCAGCCCGTAGCGCCGGTGTCTCCATGGAGCTGGCGTCCCGGTTCTGGCGGGCCATGGGCTTCGCCGACATCGGCCAGGCCAAGGCGCTGACCGAGGCGGACGTACTGGCGCTCAGGCGACTCGCCGGTCTCGTCGAGGCGGGGCTGCTCAGCGAGGCCATGGCCGTGCAGGTGGCCAGATCCACCGGGCAGACCACCGCCCGTCTGGCCGACTGGCAGATCGACTCGTTCCTGGAGGGGCTCACCGAGCCGCCGGAGCCGGGGATGACGCGGACCGAGGTGACGTATCCCCTGGTCGAGCTGCTCCTGCCCGAACTGGAGGAGTTCCTCGTCTATGTCTGGCGCCGCCAGCTCGCCGCTGCGACCGGCCGGGTCGTGCAGGCCGCCGACGACGAGGAGATGGTCGACCGGCGGCTGTGCGTCGGCTTCGCGGACCTCGTCGGGTTCACGCGGCTGACCCGCCGGATGGAGGAGGAGGAACTCGGCGAACTCGTCGAGGCCTTCGAGACCACCGCGGCCGACCTGGTGGCCGCGCGCGGCGGGCGACTGGTCAAGACGCTCGGCGACGAGGTGCTCTTCTCGGCCGACGACGCGGCGGTCGCCGCGGAGATCGCCCTGCGGCTCATCGAGACGATGGCGGGCGACGAGACGATGCCCGAGCTGCGCGTCGGCATCGCCTTCGGCACGGTGACCACCCGAATGGGCGATGTCTTCGGTACGACCGTGAACCTCGCCTCCCGGCTGACGTCGATAGCTCCGCGTGACGCGGTCCTCGTCGACAGTGCGTTCGCGGAGGATCTCATCCGGTCGGGTGAGGCGCCTGCCTCTGAGGCGGAGGCGGCGGAGGCCGCGGTCGCGGCGGAGAAGGAAGGCGAGGAGCCGCCGGTGTACCGGTTCGCGCTGCAGCCGATGTGGCAGCGGCCGGTGCGAGGGCTTGGGGTCGTCGAGCCGTGGCTGCTGACGCGCAGGGCGTTGCCGGCGGACTGA
- a CDS encoding GGDEF domain-containing protein, with the protein MGEDTRLAAVVALAQGMAAVHTPRESWRAAASGACRALAGSFAALSVWERELGRLRVLVNVGDRTQGEEEFPSDEAYPVHQFPEITEFLHERWASGGEPNAWVETADGPAAGQPGYCHQRVAALRRRGRGCCVVAPIVLNGRAWGELYVARSAGAPVFGRGDADFATVLASVVAAGLAQSERLEEARRLAFTDALTGLANRRAVDVRLEEAIERHRRDGVVVSLVVCDLNGLKRVNDTQGHAVGDRLLERFGSVLSLCGAMLPGALAARLGGDEFCLLAVGPAADEVVKAADELCRRAAELELGEGVACGVASTEDPIGAVLSARRLFRLADAAQYQAKAVLADRPVVAGRAGPDDPVVRLADAEPSGEGAVERRRFRGRLP; encoded by the coding sequence ATGGGTGAGGACACACGGCTCGCGGCCGTAGTGGCGTTGGCGCAGGGGATGGCGGCGGTGCACACCCCGCGTGAGTCCTGGCGGGCGGCGGCGTCCGGGGCGTGCCGGGCGCTGGCCGGGAGTTTCGCCGCGCTGTCGGTGTGGGAGCGGGAGCTCGGGCGGTTGCGGGTGCTGGTGAACGTGGGGGACCGCACCCAGGGGGAGGAGGAGTTCCCCAGTGACGAGGCCTATCCCGTGCATCAGTTCCCGGAGATCACCGAGTTCCTGCATGAGCGGTGGGCCTCGGGCGGGGAGCCCAACGCCTGGGTGGAGACGGCCGACGGTCCCGCCGCCGGGCAGCCCGGGTACTGCCACCAGCGCGTCGCCGCCCTGCGACGTCGCGGGCGGGGGTGCTGTGTCGTCGCGCCGATCGTGCTGAACGGGCGGGCGTGGGGGGAGCTCTACGTCGCCCGTTCCGCCGGGGCTCCCGTCTTCGGCCGTGGGGACGCCGACTTCGCCACCGTGCTCGCCTCCGTCGTGGCCGCCGGCCTCGCGCAGAGCGAGCGGCTGGAGGAGGCGCGGCGCCTGGCGTTCACCGACGCACTCACCGGGCTCGCCAACCGGCGTGCCGTGGATGTGCGGTTGGAGGAGGCCATCGAGCGGCATCGCAGGGACGGGGTCGTGGTCAGCCTCGTCGTCTGTGACCTCAATGGGCTCAAGCGGGTCAACGACACCCAGGGACACGCGGTGGGCGACCGTCTGCTGGAGCGGTTCGGGTCGGTTCTGTCGTTGTGCGGCGCCATGTTGCCCGGTGCTCTCGCGGCGCGGCTCGGCGGTGACGAGTTCTGTCTGCTGGCCGTCGGGCCGGCTGCCGACGAGGTGGTGAAGGCTGCGGACGAACTGTGCCGTCGGGCCGCCGAGTTGGAGCTCGGGGAGGGGGTGGCGTGCGGGGTCGCGTCCACGGAGGATCCGATCGGGGCCGTGCTTTCTGCCCGGCGGTTGTTCCGGCTGGCCGATGCCGCGCAGTACCAGGCCAAGGCCGTGCTGGCCGACAGGCCGGTCGTCGCCGGGCGGGCGGGGCCGGACGACCCGGTCGTACGCCTCGCCGACGCGGAGCCCTCCGGGGAGGGGGCGGTGGAGCGGCGGCGGTTCCGGGGGCGGCTGCCGTGA
- a CDS encoding enoyl-CoA hydratase/isomerase family protein, with protein MSEERYGEFVLVRRHGHVAELVLDRPKAMNAVSTEMARSIAGACAALGADNGVRAVVLTSTHERAFCVGADLKERNSFSDADLVRQRPVARGAYTGVLELPVPTIAAVHGFALGGGFELALSCDVIVADRTAVVGLPEVSVGVIPGGGGTQLLPRRVGAARAAELIFTARRVEAVEARELGLVDELVEEGQDREQALALGARIAANSPVGLRAAKRALRVGHGMDLRAGLEVEDAAWRATAFSGDRSEGVAAFNEKRKPEWPGE; from the coding sequence ATGAGTGAGGAGCGGTACGGCGAGTTCGTGCTGGTGCGCAGGCACGGGCATGTCGCGGAGCTCGTACTCGACCGGCCCAAGGCCATGAACGCCGTGTCGACGGAGATGGCCCGTTCGATCGCTGGGGCGTGTGCGGCGCTGGGCGCGGACAACGGCGTACGGGCGGTCGTCCTGACCTCGACGCATGAGCGGGCGTTCTGTGTCGGTGCGGATCTGAAGGAGCGGAACTCCTTCAGCGACGCCGACCTGGTGCGGCAGCGGCCGGTGGCGCGCGGGGCGTACACGGGGGTGCTGGAGTTGCCGGTCCCGACGATCGCGGCGGTGCACGGCTTCGCGCTGGGGGGTGGCTTCGAACTGGCGCTGTCGTGCGACGTGATCGTGGCCGACCGTACGGCCGTGGTGGGGCTGCCCGAGGTGTCGGTCGGGGTGATTCCGGGGGGTGGAGGTACGCAGTTGCTGCCGCGGCGGGTGGGCGCGGCCAGGGCCGCGGAGCTGATCTTCACCGCGCGCCGGGTCGAGGCCGTCGAGGCCCGGGAGCTCGGGTTGGTGGATGAGCTGGTGGAGGAGGGGCAGGACCGGGAACAGGCGCTGGCCCTCGGGGCTCGGATCGCCGCGAACTCGCCGGTCGGGCTGCGGGCCGCCAAGCGGGCGCTGCGGGTGGGGCACGGCATGGACCTGCGGGCCGGGCTGGAGGTCGAGGACGCGGCCTGGCGGGCCACGGCGTTCTCGGGGGACCGGTCGGAGGGCGTGGCCGCGTTCAATGAGAAGCGGAAGCCTGAGTGGCCGGGGGAGTGA
- a CDS encoding Maf family protein, translating to MTDQPRRRLVLASQSPARLNLLRQAGLAPEVIVSGVDEDAVTAPTPAELALALAEAKASVVAAKPEVMGAIVIGCDSVLDLDGQALGKPADAEEATARWKSMRGRAGTLQTGHCIYDTATGRYTSATASTVVRFGEPTDEEVAAYVASGEPLYVAGAFTLDGRSAPFIDGIDGDHGNVIGISLPLVRRLLAHLGIGITELWAPAEA from the coding sequence ATGACTGATCAGCCCCGCCGCCGGCTCGTCCTGGCCTCCCAGTCCCCCGCCCGGCTGAACCTCCTCCGCCAGGCGGGCCTGGCCCCGGAGGTCATCGTCAGCGGTGTCGACGAGGACGCCGTCACCGCGCCCACCCCCGCCGAGCTGGCCCTGGCCCTGGCCGAGGCGAAGGCTTCCGTCGTGGCGGCGAAACCCGAGGTCATGGGCGCGATCGTGATCGGCTGCGACTCGGTCCTGGACCTGGACGGCCAGGCCCTGGGCAAGCCGGCCGACGCCGAGGAGGCCACGGCGCGCTGGAAGTCGATGCGCGGCCGGGCGGGCACGCTGCAGACCGGCCACTGCATCTACGACACCGCGACCGGCCGGTACACCTCGGCCACCGCCTCCACCGTCGTCCGCTTCGGCGAGCCGACCGACGAGGAGGTCGCGGCGTACGTCGCCTCCGGCGAACCCCTCTACGTCGCCGGGGCGTTCACCCTGGACGGCCGCTCGGCCCCGTTCATCGACGGCATCGACGGCGACCACGGCAATGTGATCGGCATCAGCCTGCCGCTGGTGCGCCGGCTGCTGGCGCACCTGGGCATCGGCATCACGGAGTTGTGGGCGCCGGCGGAGGCGTGA
- the hutH gene encoding histidine ammonia-lyase has protein sequence MHTVVVGTSGVTASDVLAVARGGARVELSEEAVAALAAARGIVDALAAKPEPVYGVSTGFGALATRHISQEQRAQLQRNIVRSHAAGMGPRVEREVVRALMFLRLKTVCSGHTGVRPEVAQTMADVLNAGITPVVHEYGSLGCSGDLAPLSHCALTLMGEGEAEGPDGSVRPAGELLAAHGIAPVELREKEGLALLNGTDGMLGMLVMALADLDALYKSADVTAALSLEALLGTDKVLAPELHAIRPHPGQGASAANMLAVLKGSELTGHHQDDAPRVQDAYSVRCAPQVAGAGRDTLAHARLVAERELASAVDNPVVLPDGRVESNGNFHGAPVAYVLDFLAIAVADLASIAERRTDRLLDKNRSHGLPPFLADDAGVDSGLMIAQYTQAALVSELKRLAVPASADSIPSSAMQEDHVSMGWSAARKLRTAVDNLTRVLAVELYAATRAVELREGLAPAPASQAVIDAVRGAGVQGAGPDRFLAPDLAAADAFVRGGELVAAVEKVTGPLQ, from the coding sequence ATGCACACTGTGGTGGTGGGGACGTCCGGGGTCACCGCGTCCGACGTCCTTGCCGTGGCGCGGGGTGGGGCCCGGGTCGAGCTGTCGGAGGAGGCGGTCGCGGCGCTGGCCGCGGCTCGCGGGATCGTGGATGCGCTGGCGGCCAAGCCCGAGCCCGTCTACGGCGTCTCCACCGGCTTCGGCGCCCTGGCGACCCGGCACATCAGCCAGGAGCAGCGGGCGCAGCTGCAGCGCAACATCGTCCGTTCGCATGCCGCGGGAATGGGGCCGCGGGTGGAGCGGGAGGTCGTACGGGCCCTGATGTTCCTGCGGCTCAAGACCGTCTGCTCGGGGCACACGGGAGTGCGGCCGGAGGTCGCGCAGACCATGGCCGACGTGCTCAACGCCGGGATCACGCCCGTCGTCCACGAGTACGGCTCCCTCGGCTGCTCAGGTGACCTTGCTCCCCTTTCGCACTGCGCCCTCACGCTGATGGGCGAGGGCGAGGCCGAAGGCCCCGACGGGAGCGTGCGGCCCGCCGGTGAACTGCTTGCCGCGCACGGCATCGCACCCGTCGAGCTGCGTGAGAAGGAGGGGCTCGCCCTCCTCAACGGCACCGACGGCATGCTCGGCATGCTCGTCATGGCCCTCGCCGACCTGGACGCGCTCTACAAGTCCGCCGACGTCACGGCCGCACTCAGCCTCGAAGCGCTGCTCGGGACCGACAAGGTGCTCGCGCCCGAGCTGCACGCCATCCGGCCGCACCCGGGGCAGGGCGCCTCCGCCGCCAACATGCTCGCCGTGCTGAAGGGTTCGGAGCTGACCGGGCATCACCAGGACGACGCGCCCCGCGTCCAGGACGCGTACTCGGTGCGCTGCGCCCCGCAGGTCGCCGGCGCCGGGCGCGACACCCTGGCGCACGCACGGCTCGTCGCCGAGCGGGAACTCGCCTCCGCCGTCGACAACCCGGTCGTGCTGCCCGACGGACGTGTGGAGTCCAACGGCAACTTCCACGGGGCGCCCGTCGCCTACGTCCTCGACTTCCTCGCCATCGCCGTCGCCGACCTCGCCTCCATCGCCGAGCGCCGCACCGACCGGCTGCTGGACAAGAACCGCAGCCACGGGCTGCCGCCGTTCCTGGCCGACGACGCGGGCGTCGACTCGGGGCTGATGATCGCCCAGTACACGCAGGCGGCGCTGGTGAGCGAGCTGAAGAGGCTGGCCGTTCCGGCGTCCGCCGACTCGATCCCCTCCTCCGCCATGCAGGAGGACCACGTCTCCATGGGCTGGTCGGCCGCGCGCAAGCTCCGTACCGCCGTCGACAACCTCACGCGCGTCCTTGCCGTCGAGCTCTACGCCGCCACGCGCGCCGTAGAACTGAGGGAGGGGCTCGCCCCGGCGCCGGCCTCGCAGGCGGTCATCGACGCCGTGCGGGGCGCCGGGGTCCAGGGCGCCGGGCCCGACCGGTTCCTGGCACCCGACCTCGCCGCGGCCGACGCGTTCGTGCGCGGCGGAGAGCTGGTCGCCGCGGTGGAGAAGGTCACCGGGCCGCTCCAGTGA